A single region of the Chrysoperla carnea chromosome 5, inChrCarn1.1, whole genome shotgun sequence genome encodes:
- the LOC123300399 gene encoding alpha-tocopherol transfer protein-like produces MCDLLNVNRAAVLKLFNKSEQSVKNDLKILREWLKHQPHLPEIDDARLERLLVQRKFSIERAKQTIDAHFTIRDQAPELFENRDPTSDELKKSFRMISWIPLKDQNDQYQRPFIAKIFAEDPKDIDSTAHIKYNFIMQDIMLHHDYSNGSHLIFDLKDLKLVYMTIFSPAILAKSLKVHMEAYGLRIAGLHIVFPPPFIDAVLGVIRSLLKEKLLKRVHIHKDLESLHKIIPKKILPKDYGGEADELLKIRDDWEKHIETWRPWLIKESKVRVDESKRPKESKTPNLLGSIHGTFKKLDID; encoded by the exons atgtGTGACTTATTAAATGTAAATCGTGCagctgttttaaaattatttaataaatcggaacaaagtgttaaaaatgatttaaaaattttacgtgAATGGTTAAAACATCAACCACATTTACCAGAAATTGATg ATGCACGGTTAGAACGTTTATTAGTACAACGAAAATTTAGTATAGAGCGAGCAaaacaaacaatagatgctCACTTCACAATACGGGACCAAGCACCCGAATTATTTGAGAATAGAGATCCAACTAgtgatgaattaaaaaaatccttccGAATGAT TTCATGGATACCATTAAAGGATCAAAATGACCAGTATCAACGTCCATTTATTGCTAAAATATTTGCTGAAGATCCAAAAGACATAGATAGTACTgcacatattaaatataatttcattatgcAGGATATTATGTTACATCATGATTATTCGAATGGATCACATTTAATTTTTGACCTTAAGGATCTTAAATTAGTATATATGACAATATTTTCACCAGCAATATTAGCCAAATCACTAAAAGTACATATG gaAGCATATGGTTTACGAATCGCCGGATTACACATAGTATTTCCACCTCCATTCATTGACGCAGTTCTTGGAGTAATAAGATctctattaaaagaaaaattacttaaaaga GTTCATATACACAAAGATCTCGAATccttacataaaataataccaaagaaaattttaccaaaagatTACGGTGGCGAAGCCGATGAACTTCTAAAAATACGCG atgaTTGGGAAAAACACATCGAAACATGGCGACCATGGTTAATAAAAGAATCAAAAGTACGTGTCGATGAAAGTAAACGACCCAAAGAATCAAAAACACCAAATCTTTTAGGTTCAATACACGGTACTTTTAAGAAATTAGACATTGACTGA
- the LOC123301069 gene encoding alpha-tocopherol transfer protein-like, whose amino-acid sequence MCEFLKVNRKGVLKIFNKTEQNIQEDLEILREWLKQQPHLPYIDDARLEAILLLRKFSIERAKQTIDGYFTTRTEHPEFYENRDPCSEEFRKSYKVVSFFPLKCQTENFQRITITRIFNPDPKEIDGVIHAKYNFLTEEAFLQYDYCNGHQVIFDLIGVKLIHLSIFTPALLAKSTKIHLDAYGFRIAGIHILNPPPFMDTIVVIMKTFLKDKIIKRLQIHNDLDSLHSVFSKKLLPFQYGGECGDLYQIRDEWQEFIESMRPWFLTDEKLKTDESKRPMTSNGSYLSDSVQGTFKKLNID is encoded by the exons atgtgtgaATTTCTAAAAGTGAATCGCAAAggtgttttgaaaatttttaataaaacagaaCAGAATATTCAAGAAGATTTGGAAATATTACGTGAATGGCTAAAACAACAGCCTCATTTACCATATATTGATG ATGCCAGATTAGAAgcaattttacttttaagaaaatttagtaTTGAAAGAGCAAAACAAACTATTGATGGATATTTTACTACACGAACTGAACATCCagagttttatgaaaatagagATCCTTGCAGTGAGGAATTTCGTAAATCATATAAAGTTGT ATCATTCTTTCCATTAAAGTGTCAAACTGAAAATTTCCAACGTATTACTATAACTAGAATTTTCAATCCTGATCCTAAAGAAATTGATGGTGTGATACATgccaaatacaattttttgaccGAAGAGGCTTTCCTTCAATATGATTATTGCAATGGTCATCaggttatttttgatttaatcggcgtcaaattaattcatttatcaatatttacacCAGCATTATTGGCAAAATCGACGAAAATTCATTTG GACGCCTATGGATTTAGAATAGCAGGAATTCATATTTTGAACCCACCACCGTTTATGGATACAATTGTTGTcattatgaaaacttttttgaaagataaaattataaaacgg CTTCAAATCCATAATGATTTAGATTCACTTCATTCCGTTTTCTCCAAAAAATTACTACCTTTTCAATATGGAGGTGAATGTGGAGATCTATACCAAATACGAG ACGAATGGCAAGAATTTATCGAATCAATGCGTCCATGGTTTCTGACGGATGAAAAACTCAAAACTGATGAATCAAAACGACCTATGACATCAAATGGTAGTTATCTTTCAGATTCTGTCCAgggtacatttaaaaaattaaacatcgaTTAG
- the LOC123300742 gene encoding retinol-binding protein pinta-like — translation MDQALHSNRSSVLKYYNKSEKDVQSDVNIILESLEKKAHFPKIKDENALRNKIEAFLIFNKFHIEKTKQKLDLCYSYRNIYPEFFDNWDPCSAEFEKTFSIFRYTPLPYLTKELNRVSFIELTDKVHDNFEPLTHFKTFLMSFETRISHDCNAGEIIIYDCSKANLNIVKQLTPSILKKAVDINLKGYSVRLAGLHLLHPPNGLPILLTILKALVKPKIYERIHLHNDLESLHKAISKEYLPKNLGGELTDSQILTDTWYGILKNNRVNLIEESKLRTDESKRIEKLNEDEFFGSMHGSFKKLEFD, via the exons ATGGATCAAGCATTACATTCAAATCGTTcaagtgttttaaaatattataacaaaagtgAAAAAGATGTTCAAAGTGATGTGAATATTATTTTGGAATCATTGGAAAAAAAAGCTcactttccaaaaattaaag atgaaaatgCATTAAGGAATAAAATTGAagcctttttaatatttaataaatttcatattgagaaaacaaagcaaaaattagatttatgtTATTCGTATCGAAATATTTATCcagaattttttgataattgggATCCATGTAGTGCcgaatttgaaaaaacattcagcatttt TCGCTACACACCACTTCCATATCTTACAAAAGAATTAAATCGTgttagttttatcgaattaaCAGATAAAGTTCACGATAATTTTGAGCCACTTacacattttaaaacatttttaatgtcATTTGAAACTCGAATTTCACATGATTGTAACGCAGGAGAAATTATCATCTATGATTGTTCAAAAGCCAATCTTAATATTGTTAAACAATTAACACCATCTATACTAAAAAAGGCTGTGGATATTAATCTA aaaggATATAGTGTCCGATTAGCTGGCTTACATTTATTACATCCACCGAACGGTTTAccaattttattaactattttaaaagcCCTCGTAAAACCGAAAATATATGAGCGTATTCACTTACATAATGATTTGGAATCCTTACATAAAGCTATTTCAAAagaatatttaccaaaaaatttggGTGGAGAGCTAACTGACAGCCAAATATTAACag aTACATGGTATggcatattgaaaaataaccgTGTTAATTTAATAGAAGAATCAAAATTACGGACAGATGAAtcaaagagaattgaaaaattaaacgaagatgaattttttggatcaatgCATGGATCATTTAAGAAATTAGAATTTGATTAA
- the LOC123301070 gene encoding retinol-binding protein pinta-like has product MVLEIQGNRELVLKQYNQSIDDVRQCIDIVLEWMKKQPQIPIDSYDENVLNRIIESHLILNKFSIEKTKSKIDLYYACRNYFPEFFDNWDPSTPEIELSLKTCMYLTLPKVTPDLYRISIVRVFDSNDKNFFVIPYYKTILMSIQIRYLCDFTIGENIIFDLRNTTFGYFKQFTLPVMKKAFVILMKAYSARVGSLHFVFAPSTFNAFLNIMKSIMLPKLQERVFVHKDLASLHKHFPTEYLPQEYGGTEPSVEELQEKWIEEFKKHRSYLMNEVKMRTNESKRMKKLNDDTFFGSMHGSFKKLNVVHTLPQL; this is encoded by the exons ATGGTACTTGAAATTCAAGGAAATCGAGAATTggttttaaaacaatacaatcAATCTATTGACGATGTTCGACAATGTATTGATATTGTATTAGAGTGGATGAAAAAACAACCACAAATCCCTATTGACTCTTACG atgaAAACGTCTTAAATAGAATTATCGAAAGTCATTTAATACTTAATAAGTTTAGTATTGAAAagacaaaatcgaaaattgatttatattacgCCTGTCGAAATTATTTCCcagaattttttgataattgggATCCATCAACACCAGAAAttgaattatcattaaaaacatg CATGTATTTAACGTTACCAAAAGTCACACCAGATTTGTATCGCATATCAATTGTCCGTGTGTTCGATtcgaatgataaaaattttttcgtgataCCATATTATAAAACCATATTAATGAGTATACAAATTCGTTACCTATGCGATTTTACAATTGGTGAAAATATCATCTTTGATTTGCGCAATACAACTTTTGGTTATTTCAAGCAATTTACTTTACCTGTGATGAAGAAggcatttgttattttaatg AAAGCTTACAGTGCGAGAGTTGGAAGTTTACATTTTGTATTTGCACCATCAACatttaatgcatttttgaatattatgaaatCGATAATGTTGCCGAAATTACAAGAAAGG GTATTTGTACACAAAGATTTAGCATCTTTACATAAACATTTTCCAACGGAATATTTACCACAAGAATATGGTGGAACTGAACCTTCAGTTGAAGAATTACAAG AGAAATGGattgaagaatttaaaaagCATCGTTCATATTTAATGAATGAAGTAAAAATGCGAACCAATGAATCCAAAcgtatgaaaaaattgaatgatgACACATTCTTTGGATCAATGCatggatcatttaaaaaattgaat gtagttcacACGTTGCCTcaactgtaa